One region of Eubalaena glacialis isolate mEubGla1 chromosome 6, mEubGla1.1.hap2.+ XY, whole genome shotgun sequence genomic DNA includes:
- the LOC133093692 gene encoding LOW QUALITY PROTEIN: zinc finger Ran-binding domain-containing protein 2-like (The sequence of the model RefSeq protein was modified relative to this genomic sequence to represent the inferred CDS: substituted 2 bases at 2 genomic stop codons) has product MSTKNFRVSDGDWICPDKKCGNVNFARRTSCNRCGREKTTEAKMMKAGGTEIGKTLAEKSRGLFSANDWQCKTCSNVNWARRSECNMCNTPKYAKLEERTGYGGGFNERENVEYIEREESDGEYDEFGCKKKKYRGKAVGPASILKEVEDKESEGEEEDEDEDLSKYKLDEDEDEDDADLSKYNLDASEEEDSNKKKSNRRSRSKSRSSHSRSSSRSSSPSSSRSRSRSRSRSSSSSQSRSRSSSRERSRSRGSKSRSSSRSHRGSSSPXKRSYSSSXSSPERNRKRSRSRSSSSGDCKKRRTRSRSPERHHRSPSGSSHSGSRSSSKKK; this is encoded by the coding sequence ATGTCGACGAAGAATTTCCGAGTCAGTGACGGTGACTGGATTTGCCCTGACAAAAAATGTGGAAATGTAAACTTTGCCAGAAGAACTAGCTGTAATAGATGTGGTCGAGAGAAAACAACTGAGGCTAAGATGATGAAAGCTGGAGGCACTGAAATAGGAAAGACACTCGCAGAAAAGAGCCGAGGCTTGTTTAGTGCTAATGACTGGCAGTGTAAAACTTGCAGTAATGTGAATTGGGCCAGAAGATCAGAGTGTAACATGTGTAATACTCCAAAGTATGctaagctggaagaaagaacaggATATGGTGGTGGttttaatgaaagagaaaatgttgAATATATAGAAAGAGAAGAATCTGATGGTGAATATGATGAGTTtggatgtaaaaagaaaaaatacagagggAAGGCAGTTGGTCCTGCATCTATTTTAAAGGAAGTTGAAGATAAAGAATCTGAGGGAGAAGAagaggatgaggatgaagatctttctaaatataaattagatgaggatgaggatgaagatgatgCTGATCTCTCAAAATATAATCTTGATGCCAGTGAAGAAGAAgatagtaataaaaagaaatctaataGACGAAGTCGCTCAAAGTCTCGGTCTTCACATTCACGATCTTCATCACGCTCATCCTCCCCCTCCAGTTCAAGGTCTAGGTCCAGGTCCCGTTCAAGAAGTTCTTCCAGTTCGCAGTCAAGATCTCGTTCCAGTTCCAGAGAACGTTCGAGATCTCGTGGGTCGAAATCAAGATCCAGCTCCAGGTCCCACAGGGGCTCTTCTTCCCCATGAAAAAGATCTTACTCAAGTTCATAATCTTCTCCTGAGAGGAACAGAAAGAGAAGTCGTTCTAGATCTTCTTCATCTGGTGATTGCAAAAAAAGACGAACAAGATCACGGTCACCTGAAAGGCACCACAGGTCACCTTCTGGATCATCCCATTCTGGTTCCCGTTCaagttcaaaaaagaaataa